In Carya illinoinensis cultivar Pawnee chromosome 10, C.illinoinensisPawnee_v1, whole genome shotgun sequence, one DNA window encodes the following:
- the LOC122278831 gene encoding zinc finger protein ZAT11-like translates to MAMKRMRSEDIVGNKDSLDDMANCLMLLSHAGGLADTKPKTCPRPVDVFECKTCNRQFSSFQALGGHRASHKRPRLMGEEHKDRIKLQGSGNKPKMHECSICGQEFSMGQALGGHMRRHRANEGLSSIMNPLDQAKVPMLMKRSNSTRVVCSLDLNLTPLENDLKLLFGKMAPKVDLRLMI, encoded by the coding sequence ATGGCCATGAAAAGAATGAGATCAGAAGATATTGTAGGGAATAAAGACAGCTTAGACGACATGGCAAATTGCCTGATGCTGCTGTCTCATGCAGGCGGCTTAGCAGATACCAAGCCCAAAACATGTCCACGTCCGGTTGATGTCTTCGAGTGCAAGACATGCAACCGTCAGTTTTCATCATTCCAAGCACTGGGTGGCCACCGAGCCAGCCACAAGAGGCCAAGATTAATGGGGGAAGAACACAAGGATCGGATCAAATTGCAGGGTTCTGGGAACAAACCCAAGATGCATGAGTGCTCGATATGTGGGCAGGAGTTCTCCATGGGCCAGGCTCTTGGGGGGCATATGAGGCGGCATAGAGCGAACGAAGGGTTATCTTCCATTATGAATCCTCTAGATCAAGCCAAAGTGCCGATGCTGATGAAGAGATCTAACAGTACGAGGGTTGTCTGCAGCTTGGACTTGAACTTGACACCCTTGGAGAATGATTTGAAGTTATTATTTGGGAAGATGGCTCCTAAAGTCGATCTTCGTTTGATGATTTAA